CATTATTGCTTTGATTAATATTTCTGCAATCTCAATAACAATAACTAATATCTGAAGATATGAATTGGATGTTATTTAGAGGTTGGCTATGAAACTATTGATCCTAAAATATCATCTACAACTAAGTTAATTTCGGGGAATGCTTGAATTGACATTTTTTCTCCTCGACTGAGTTTTTGAATGTCGCTATAACCATTTTCGCTAGGGTAGCGAT
The DNA window shown above is from Anabaena sp. WA102 and carries:
- a CDS encoding Uma2 family endonuclease, with translation MQIAEYDRDVKIPLYASSGITEVWLVDIYEQAIIVYRYPSENGYSDIQKLSRGEKMSIQAFPEINLVVDDILGSIVS